A genomic segment from Glycine soja cultivar W05 chromosome 20, ASM419377v2, whole genome shotgun sequence encodes:
- the LOC114403356 gene encoding pentatricopeptide repeat-containing protein At4g38150-like, with translation MALFGRGTVAAIRRSALIFTSNSNKSLFRSHPFSAPISLNVSNSNAIHRHFSSTKKPVDTKVNFSLSDTDDEDNKENGTSKKAVPPPYDPFSKKPAVEDPSSDPKDLQQIFHNMRTGDGLFSHAVKMFDALSKEGLTHEALELFAQIKDKGHMPDVVAHTAVLEAYANAAQPKEALKVYMRMLASGVSPNAYTYAVLIKGLAAAADVKFVKEASKYVLEMMDKGMKPNVQTYACVFEGLVREEKLDEAARLLEQMKGKGFVPDEKAVREVLASKRGPVFRNVIDVLFGK, from the coding sequence ATGGCTTTGTTTGGCAGAGGCACAGTTGCAGCAATACGTCGTAGCGCTTTAATTTTCACCTCCAACTCTAATAAGAGCTTATTCCGCAGCCACCCATTTTCCGCACCCATTTCTCTCAACGTTTCAAACTCCAACGCGATTCATCGGCACTTCAGTTCCACCAAGAAGCCCGTGGACACCAAGGTCAACTTCTCCCTCTCCGACACAGACGACGAAGACAACAAAGAAAACGGCACGAGCAAGAAGGCAGTGCCACCCCCTTACGATCCCTTCAGCAAGAAGCCCGCAGTAGAAGATCCCTCCTCGGACCCAAAGGACCTGCAACAGATATTCCACAACATGAGAACCGGCGACGGCTTATTCAGCCACGCAGTCAAGATGTTCGACGCATTGTCCAAAGAGGGTCTCACCCACGAAGCCCTGGAGCTCTTCGCCCAGATCAAGGACAAGGGCCACATGCCCGACGTGGTGGCCCACACCGCCGTCCTCGAGGCCTACGCCAACGCCGCTCAGCCAAAAGAGGCTCTCAAGGTTTACATGCGCATGTTGGCTTCTGGGGTCTCTCCCAATGCTTACACCTATGCGGTTCTTATCAAGGGtcttgctgctgctgctgatgttAAGTTTGTGAAGGAAGCTAGTAAGTACGTTTTGGAGATGATGGATAAGGGAATGAAACCTAATGTGCAGACTTATGCTTGTGTGTTTGAGGGGTTGGTGAGGGAGGAGAAGCTTGATGAGGCTGCACGCTTGTTGGAGCAGATGAAGGGTAAGGGGTTTGTTCCTGACGAGAAGGCTGTGAGGGAGGTTCTAGCCAGTAAAAGAGGGCCTGTCTTTAGAAATGTTATCGACGTTCTTTTTGGTAAGTAG
- the LOC114403355 gene encoding DEAD-box ATP-dependent RNA helicase 3, chloroplastic-like, protein MASTVGISSSISICKNPSFQLLRRPTATTTSVFFNTLPRNRNATLSSLPSAIATPTSSILTEQPFKGLTLDDASNSNQFGYDYEPDTNVSDHELDISKLGLPSPLVHSLQQRGITSLFPIQRAVLVPALEGKDIIARAKTGTGKTLAFGIPILKGLTDDDEQSSHRRSGRLPKALVLAPTRELAKQVEKEIQESAPYLKTVCVYGGVSYVTQQGALSHGVDVVVGTPGRIIDLVNGNSLKLSEVQYLVLDEADRMLAVGFEEDVEVILDKVPAQRQTILFSATMPGWVKKLSRKYLNNPLTIDLVGEQEEKLAEGIKLYALSATATSKRTVLSDLITVYAKGGKTIVFTQKKKDADEVSMALTSSIASEALHGDISQHQRERTLNGFRQGKFTVLVATDVAARGLDIPNVDLVIHYELPNDAETFVHRSGRTGRAGKEGTAILMYTSSQRRTVRSLERDVGCKFEFVSPPAMEEILESSAEQVVATLNRVHPESVDFFIATAQKLVEEQGARALAAALAQMSGFSQPPSCRSLINHEQGWTTLQLTRDPDTSARYFSARSVTGFLSDVYSPAADEVGKIHLIADERVQGAVFDLPEEIAKELLTKDLPSGNTISKITKLPPLQDDEPASDFYGKFSDRDRSNRRGSRDQRGFRSSRGWEGGQDSDDEFGQGGRSFRSGNKFRMGKSSGDDWLIGGSSRSSRFSSSNRSGGHGGACFNCGKPGHRASDCTTKKRVFF, encoded by the exons ATGGCTTCCACCGTAGGTATCTCTTCTTCCATCTCCATATGCAAAAACCCCTCTTTTCAACTCCTCAGAAGACCAACCGCCACAACCACCTCTGTTTTCTTCAACACCCTTCCCCGTAACCGTAACGCCACACTCTCTTCCCTTCCTTCCGCCATTGCCACCCCCACCTCATCCATTCTCACAGAACAACCCTTCAAGGGTTTAACTTTAGACGACGCTAGTAATAGCAACCAATTTGGCTATGACTACGAACCTGACACCAATGTGAGCGACCACGAACTCGACATTTCCAAGTTGGGTTTACCTTCGCCCCTCGTTCACTCCCTACAACAACGTGGGATCACCAGTCTTTTCCCCATTCAG AGAGCTGTGTTAGTGCCTGCACTAGAAGGTAAAGATATCATTGCTCGTGCAAAGACCGGAACTGGCAAGACATTAGCATTCGGAATTCCAATTCTTAAGGGCCTCACTGATGATGATGAACAAAGTTCTCACAG gAGGTCTGGGAGGCTTCCTAAAGCATTGGTCCTTGCACCTACCAGGGAGTTAGCAAAGCAAGTCGAGAAAGAGATACAAGAATCTGCACCTTATCTCAAAACAGTTTGTGTTTATGGTGGTGTTTCTTATGTAACACAGCAGGGTGCGCTTTCCCACGGTGTTGATGTGGTGGTTGGAACGCCGGGTAGGATAATTGACCTGGTGAATGGAAACAGCCTTAAACTGAGTGAGGTTCAGTATTTGGTGCTTGATGAAGCTGATCGGATGCTTGCTGTTGGGTTTGAGGAGGATGTGGAGGTCATTTTAGATAAGGTCCCAGCTCAGCGCCAGACCATACTTTTTTCTGCGACCATGCCTGGTTGGGTGAAGAAACTGTCAAGAAAGTATTTGAATAACCCTTTGACGATTGATTTG GTTGGTGAACAAGAAGAGAAGCTTGCTGAAGGGATCAAACTTTATGCTTTATCAGCGACTGCCACTTCAAAACGGACAGTTCTTTCTGATCTTATAACT GTTTATGCAAAGGGTGGGAAGACTATTGTTTTTACGCAGAAAAAAAAGGATGCTGATGAAGTATCAATGGCATTAACAAGTAGTATAGCTTCCGAAGCACTGCATGGTGATATATCTCAGCATCAGAGAGAGAGAACATTGAATGGTTTTCGGCAAGGGAAATTCACAGTGCTTGTTGCCACTGATGTTGCAGCTCGTGGACTTGATATTCCCAATGTTGATTTG GTTATACATTATGAACTTCCCAATGATGCTGAGACTTTTGTACATCGTTCTGGTCGTACTGGGCGTGCAGGAAAAGAGGGTACTGCCATTCTGATGTACACCAGTAGCCAGAGGAGAACAGTTAGATCCCTTGAGCGTGATGTAGGCTGCaaatttgaatttgttagtccaCCAGCTATGGAAGAGATCTTGGAGTCATCTGCTGAGCAAGTTGTTGCTACACTTAATAGAGTTCATCCTGAGTCTGTTGATTTTTTCATTGCAACTGCACAAAAACTGGTTGAAGAACAAGGTGCAAGGGCCCTTGCAGCTGCTCTAGCACAGATGAGTGGATTCTCTCAACCTCCTTCTTGCCGGTCTCTTATCAATCATGAACAG GGATGGACTACATTGCAACTGACTCGAGATCCAGATACTTCTGCAAGATATTTTTCTGCAAGATCTGTCACTGGGTTTCTTTCAGATGTTTATTCTCCAGCTGCTGATGAAGTTggaaaaatacatttaattgcAGATGAGAGG GTTCAAGGAGCTGTTTTTGATCTTCCAGAGGAAATAGCTAAAGAGTTACTCACTAAGGATCTGCCATCTGGAAACACTATTTCCAAAATCACTAAG TTACCTCCTTTGCAAGATGATGAACCTGCAAGTGATTTCTATGGGAAGTTTTCTGACAGAGATCGAAGTAACCGAAGAGGTTCTAGGGATCAGAGAGGTTTTAGAAGTTCACGAGGATGGGAAGGAGGCCAAGACTCTGATGATGAGTTTGGACAAGGTGGTAGAAGTTTCAGATCTGGCAACAAGTTTCGAATGGGTAAAAGCAGCGGGGATGACTGGCTAATTGGAGGCAGTAGTAGATCAAGCAGGTTTTCATCATCCAACAG AAGCGGCGGGCATGGAGGGGCCTGCTTTAATTGTGGAAAACCTGGCCATCGGGCATCAGATTGTACCACCAAAAAACGAGTCTTTTTCTAG